CGATCCGCCCTTCTACCATTGCAGACCCATTTTACGGCTACGATCGGAATACGGGTGAGGAGGTCATCCTATCGGCACCTCATTCGATCGGTGTACAGGCTGAGGACAATCTTCCATGTGAGCATCCAAAAGATGCGTCCAAGGACTTCGGTCGTGCCCTCATCGATAAAGTGATTCCTCACCTCATCGGAACGGACGAAGACCAGGTGATCGCTCGGGCCTCTGAGACCACTCTAGATGGAGAACTGACTGAACACTTTGCTTACCTGGAAGACTACCTGAACGGTTGATCAAGCCATCTCCTGGGTGGCCGATACGAGCTGGGCAATGGTCTGCATAGGATCATCTGATCGAAAAACAGTGCTTCCCGCAACAAGCACATCTGCTCCAGCTGCCAAGAGTTTAGGCGCGTTTTCAACGGTCACTCCTCCATCGATCTCTATCTTGAGTTCTGTCCCGAGGTCATCCGCCATTTTCCGTAGCTGCTTGATCTTCTTGTAGGTGTTCTCTATGAAACTCTGTCCGCCAAATCCTGGATTGACACTCATCAGGCAGACCATGTCGATGTCTTTCAATGTATCCTCTAGCAAGTGCACGGAGGTGTGCGGATTGAGGGCCACTCCAGCCATGATTCCTTCTGCCTTGATGGCTTGGAGGGTGCGATGCAAATGCGTACATGCTTCATAATGAACCGTGAGAACATCTGCTCCACACGCTTTGAATGTCTTGATGTATCGATCAGGATCCACGATCATCAAGTGTACGTCCACGGTCTTGGTCGCGTGCTTGCTTATCGCTTTGAGCACGGGCATACCAAATGATATGTTGGGTACGAATACTCCATCCATTATATCAATATGAAACCAGTGTGCCTCAGAGGCGTTGACCATTTCGATGTCTCGCTCAAGATTAGCGAAATCAGCGGCTAGTATACTGGGGGCAATGATGTGCATTGGGATAGGAATTCCTGATTCTAGACTTCGAAGATAGCTTAGGAAGGATTGTCAGTGCGATATTTCGCACGCTTCTGCAGGTCTTTTCCTCACAAAGAGCTAACAAGCGTCAGTTTTCTACTGGTCGATACTTTATTCTCACTTCAGTGGCTCCTACACCATATCTCTTGTAGTCAGCATCGAGGAACTCACAGTTAGGGTATCGGGTCAGTATCTCCCGAATGGCGTTGCGAAGCCGTCCTTCCCCTCGTCCGTGAATGAAGATGACTTTTTTTAATCCTTTGTCTATCGCCTCATCAAGCTTACCTTGGAAATGGTCCAATTGCAGCTGAACGATCTCATGCTTCATCATTCCATGACTATTATCGATGAGCTCTTGTATGTGCAAATCGACTTCCCACACCCCTGAGTCTTTTCGGTCCTTGATGGCTTGTTGAGGGTTCTTGTACGTGCTTTCCTCACCAATATCCATCAGGCTAGCAGACTCGATCGAGTCTTCAATCACCTTGGTCTTACGCTGATCATACACGAATAGATCTGTGATCGGTAGGCGTTTGACAAATAGATCTTCGAACTCCACATCGGCTGTTTCGTCTGAGTAGAATTTGAGGATCATCCCGCTGTCTTCTTGATCAAGGATGTGCACACTGGTACCCAAGCGCAATCCTTTCATCTCCGTGATTGGTCCTTCGACAATCGGTTCTGGCTCTGGTCTACTTTCCTGAAGGTCATATCGCGGTACTAGAACGGATGATGGATATGGCGTTTCAAATCCGTCTTCCGTCAGGACGATGATCATACCGTCCGGTCGGATGGACGTCACCTCTCCTTTCCCACTCTCATGGATGAATGACACCTCCTCTCCTATCTTAAAGAGGTAAGTCATGCTGATTTCAAGGTGATCAGCGTGATCTCAGGAGCCATTCCCACGCGTCCAGGAAAAGCGAGGACACCCATTCCTCGATTGACATGAAGATGTTGATCACCTTCTTTATAAAGGCCACACCAGCGCTTGTAAGCGAATTTCACAGGGCTGAATTTTATACCGAGTGATGGGATCTCTATGCCCATTTGGGAACCATGCGTATGCCCCGAAAGGGTTAGGTCGATGGGTAGTTTACCCATGATCTTCTCTTCGAAGTGTGTAGGATCATGACTCAGTAAGACCTTGAACTCCTCTGGTCGAGTCCCTGCGAGTGTTTTGTCCAGGTCGCCCAGCTTAGGGAAATGACGCGATTTACCCCAATTATGAACTCCCATAAGTCGGATGTACTCTCCATCCTTTTCCAACTTCATTTGCTCATCTTCCATGAGATTGAATCCCATCTGACGGTGCACTGCTTTGAGTCGATCGACACTATCTATCCGCTCTTCCTCTGAGTATGGTCCATATTGGGCATAGTCGTGATTTCCGAACACACTGTATTTACCGTGCTTGGCTTTCAAGCGAGAAAAAACAGGCTCCCAACCCTCAGCTTCCTGCGCATGCTCATTGACCATATCACCCGTGAATACGATGATATCAGGTTCGAGTTCGTTGACCATGTCGACCATCTTTTCGACCGGTTCATAATTTCTCACGAAACTTCCGAGGTGAGCATCAGAGAGCTGCACGATCTTGAATCCATCAAATGCTTTTGGGACTCTGTTCGAAGCAAGCTCATTTCGAAGGACCCGCCATGCAAATTTCCCTTTGGTCACTCCATAGACAAGGCCACCAAATAGTACGGCCCCTACTCCTAGACCAAGTTTGGTGATGAAATTCCTTCTCGACCAATCCGTTCCTAAACTCAATTTTGAATAGCTCCATCCGAAAAGATTGAACACATCATCTATAACATGAAATGCTCCGATAAGGATCTTCGGAATGAAGATCACAAAAAAGGCACCTAACACGTACATCGCCAGAGCGGACTCCTGCTTGGATTGCCTGAAGGTGCTCATGCCATATAAGAGTAAAGCGATCATCGCTACACTCAATAGCCAATAGCCACCGATGAGCGAAAATTTGAGCAAGCGATTATCGGATTGCAACAAAGGATAGAGCGCCTTAAAGACATAAAGATCTATGGCCAAAAAAAATAGAATCGGTATGATCATACGTTCAATCACGATATTCGGGAAGAAATCTACCCATCACTTCAAGTTTGTTAACTAGTTCCTGCCATTCTGATTCTGGGTCAGAAGAAGCGGTTATTCCTCCTCCTGCATAACACAGGGCGTAGTAGTCTTTTTTCTCTATGCACCGAAGGTTTACAAAGTAACGGGAGAATCGGCCTCCACTTATACCGATATACCCTGAATAATACCGTCTATCATGCTCCTCGAACTCATTGATCAATTCCTTGGCTTTATCCAGCGGCTGACCACAAACAGCGGGCGTTGGATGTAACATATCCAGTACCTCTCTATCGTTCTTTTCCGTACGAAAGAGTATGTCACTTCTCAAGTGGACCAGTGGACCTGCTTCATCATCGTAGGCATCACTGTACTCGAGATCTTCGATGCCCGCATCCGTAAGCTTTTCCAGGATGTATCTAGTCACTATGTCTTGTTCTTCTCGCTCCTTATCGGTCCAAGGTTCTCCACCTTTCCTACGTGTACCAGCCAGTGACATGCTCCGACAGGTGTCCTCTTGTCGCTCCAGTAATATTTCTGGGCTCGCTCCTATGCCCGTGTAAACTCCAGGTGCTTGCAAAAAATAAACAAAGGCTTTCTCATAATCCGCAGCCGCTTGAAGGAAGATGTCCGTATAGGTCCCATTATAGGGTCTAGGGTCGACAATACTGAGCACCGTTTTCTTGGCGTCTCCACTTT
This sequence is a window from Flavobacteriales bacterium. Protein-coding genes within it:
- a CDS encoding alanine dehydrogenase — encoded protein: IRPSTIADPFYGYDRNTGEEVILSAPHSIGVQAEDNLPCEHPKDASKDFGRALIDKVIPHLIGTDEDQVIARASETTLDGELTEHFAYLEDYLNG
- a CDS encoding ribulose-phosphate 3-epimerase, with the translated sequence MHIIAPSILAADFANLERDIEMVNASEAHWFHIDIMDGVFVPNISFGMPVLKAISKHATKTVDVHLMIVDPDRYIKTFKACGADVLTVHYEACTHLHRTLQAIKAEGIMAGVALNPHTSVHLLEDTLKDIDMVCLMSVNPGFGGQSFIENTYKKIKQLRKMADDLGTELKIEIDGGVTVENAPKLLAAGADVLVAGSTVFRSDDPMQTIAQLVSATQEMA
- a CDS encoding metallophosphoesterase; the protein is MAIDLYVFKALYPLLQSDNRLLKFSLIGGYWLLSVAMIALLLYGMSTFRQSKQESALAMYVLGAFFVIFIPKILIGAFHVIDDVFNLFGWSYSKLSLGTDWSRRNFITKLGLGVGAVLFGGLVYGVTKGKFAWRVLRNELASNRVPKAFDGFKIVQLSDAHLGSFVRNYEPVEKMVDMVNELEPDIIVFTGDMVNEHAQEAEGWEPVFSRLKAKHGKYSVFGNHDYAQYGPYSEEERIDSVDRLKAVHRQMGFNLMEDEQMKLEKDGEYIRLMGVHNWGKSRHFPKLGDLDKTLAGTRPEEFKVLLSHDPTHFEEKIMGKLPIDLTLSGHTHGSQMGIEIPSLGIKFSPVKFAYKRWCGLYKEGDQHLHVNRGMGVLAFPGRVGMAPEITLITLKSA